Proteins co-encoded in one Populus trichocarpa isolate Nisqually-1 chromosome 10, P.trichocarpa_v4.1, whole genome shotgun sequence genomic window:
- the LOC18102407 gene encoding uncharacterized protein LOC18102407 has translation MVGSSSAGGDLRTPQFNGTNYDFWAVKMKTVLIALDLWEVVEDGINSHQAPEIAGGSGDEESEADQIILHASTTSREEKIKNAKALSLIQGALTDDLFPRIRNEKTAKEAWDILSREFRGDKKVRAVKLQGVRADFEYLRMTESESLDGYLAKFFATINNLKSLGEDVSENRIVQKLLMSLSRRYKSIVSIIEETRDLEVLRAEEVIASVKVYDKREDLHDERDKLRGTEKAFSSFKIGNNQAYNSHKSFQGRPTQKWQPQDRRGSNWNPNRTLNYSNSNWNNTSGGSSQAGEKPQCQVCQKHHFGLCRHKGKPRCGRCNRFGHITKDCESQNHKQLANYAKEEGVITGTMFYACHAASLQDKKIWFVDSACSNHMTSQESELINIDRSVTCKVKMGSGDLVQATGKGTLVVETQHGKRYIKEVLLVPGLDENLLSVGQMMEHGYYILFGGNKAVIFDDESLNNVIAIVIMGGNRCFPLSLESITPAARKASVTEDSWIWHRRLGHLNFASMKKMQQK, from the coding sequence ATGGTAGGATCAAGCTCAGCTGGAGGAGACTTAAGAACTCCACAGTTCAATGGCACGAATTATGATTTTTGGGCTGTAAAAATGAAAACTGTCCTCATAGCACTCGATCTATGGGAAGTAGTTGAAGATGGAATAAATTCTCATCAAGCACCTGAGATTGCAGGAGGATCAGGCGATGAAGAGAGTGAGGCTGATCAAATTATATTGCATGCATCCACGACAtccagagaagaaaaaatcaagaatgcaAAGGCTTTAAGCCTCATACAAGGAGCATTAACAGATGATCTATTCCCACGTATAAGAAATGAGAAAACTGCAAAAGAAGCATGGGACATCTTGAGCAGAGAATTCAGAGGAGATAAAAAGGTTAGAGCTGTGAAACTTCAAGGAGTAAGAGCAGACTTTGAATATTTGAGAATGACAGAAAGTGAAAGCTTAGATGGTTATCTAGCTAAATTCTTTGCAACTATAAACAACCTAAAATCATTAGGTGAAGATGTATCAGAAAACAGAATTGTGCAGAAATTGTTAATGAGTTTAAGCAGAAGATATAAATCCATTGTGTCTATAATTGAAGAGACACGTGATCTTGAAGTTCTAAGAGCAGAAGAAGTCATTGCTTCTGTTAAAGTATATGATAAGAGGGAGGATCTGCATGATGAAAGGGATAAGCTAAGAGGAACAGAAAAAGCCTTTAGCAGTTTTAAAATTGGAAACAATCAAGCTTACAATTCTCACAAGAGTTTCCAAGGCAGACCTACACAAAAATGGCAACCACAAGACAGGAGGGGATCAAACTGGAATCCAAACAGAACTCTGAATTACAGCAACTCAAACTGGAATAACACTAGTGGTGGGAGCAGTCAAGCAGGAGAAAAACCACAGTGTCAAGTTtgtcaaaaacatcattttggaTTGTGCAGGCACAAAGGAAAACCAAGATGTGGAAGATGCAATCGGTTTGGCCATATTACAAAAGATTGTGAAAGTCAGAATCACAAACAACTTGCAAATTATGCTAAAGAAGAAGGAGTCATCACTGGAACCATGTTCTATGCTTGTCATGCTGCAAGTTTGCAAGACAAAAAGATATGGTTTGTGGATAGTGCCTGCAGCAATCACATGACTTCTCAAGAATCTGAATTAATCAACATTGATAGATCAGTAACATGCAAAGTGAAGATGGGCTCAGGAGACCTTGTACAAGCTACTGGAAAAGGTACATTGGTTGTGGAAACTCAGCATGGGAAGAGATACATAAAAGAAGTGTTGCTTGTTCCCGGATTGGATGAAAACTTACTAAGTGTAGGGCAGATGATGGAGCATGGCTATTACATTCTGTTTGGAGGTAACAAGGCAGTAATATTTGATGATGAAAGCCTCAACAATGTTATAGCAATAGTAATCATGGGAGGAAATCGATGCTTTCCACTTTCACTTGAAAGTATTACACCTGCAGCAAGGAAAGCTTCAGTGACTGAGGATTCCTGGATATGGCATAGGAGACTTGGACACTTGAACTTTGCCAGCATGAAGAAGATGCAGCAGAAATAG